A stretch of Nitrospirota bacterium DNA encodes these proteins:
- a CDS encoding LD-carboxypeptidase — protein MTPLRKPPALRKGDLIGVVAPAGAVKADDLGAGIKRLEELGFRVLLGRSVYQRVRYLAGRDCDRAADLSEMFANPEVRAVVAARGGYGTSRVIPLLDLKAIARTPKIVVGSSDVTLLLHCLQTHCRFVAFHGPMVSPNFGKYSSPATSDAFARILGATTPPGPFEVQGVKALKSGSAEGVLTGGCLSLVCQTIGTSYEISTDGAILFLEDINEPPYRIDRMLTYLKQIGKFDKVRAVIFGLMPDCHPSPHELYTLEDVVRDALGDLPCPILLDFPSGHGGTNLTLPFGVRAAVDGTTLSVLEAPVS, from the coding sequence ATGACGCCGCTTCGTAAGCCGCCGGCGCTTCGCAAGGGCGATCTCATCGGGGTGGTGGCGCCGGCCGGCGCGGTCAAAGCCGACGACCTCGGCGCCGGGATCAAACGGCTGGAAGAACTCGGGTTTCGGGTTCTACTCGGTCGTTCGGTGTACCAGCGAGTGCGTTATCTCGCGGGGCGAGACTGCGATCGCGCCGCGGATCTGAGCGAGATGTTCGCCAACCCCGAGGTCCGGGCCGTGGTGGCGGCTCGGGGCGGTTACGGCACGTCGCGCGTGATCCCGTTACTGGATCTCAAGGCCATCGCGCGCACGCCCAAGATCGTGGTCGGCAGCAGCGATGTCACGCTGTTGCTGCACTGTCTCCAGACGCACTGCCGGTTCGTGGCGTTCCACGGGCCGATGGTCAGCCCGAACTTCGGGAAGTATTCCTCGCCCGCGACCAGCGACGCGTTCGCACGGATCCTCGGCGCGACCACACCGCCGGGACCGTTCGAGGTGCAGGGCGTCAAGGCGCTCAAGTCCGGCAGCGCGGAGGGTGTGCTGACCGGCGGGTGCCTCTCGTTGGTGTGCCAGACGATCGGCACGTCGTACGAGATCTCGACCGACGGCGCGATCCTCTTCCTGGAAGACATCAACGAGCCGCCCTACCGCATCGACCGGATGTTGACGTATCTCAAGCAGATCGGAAAGTTCGACAAGGTGCGGGCGGTCATCTTCGGCCTGATGCCGGATTGCCATCCGTCGCCCCACGAGCTGTACACGCTGGAAGACGTGGTCCGCGACGCGCTCGGCGACCTGCCGTGTCCGATCCTTCTTGATTTCCCGTCCGGGCACGGGGGCACCAACCTCACGCTGCCGTTCGGCGTGCGGGCGGCGGTGGACGGGACGACGTTGAGCGTGTTGGAAGCGCCGGTCAGCTAG
- a CDS encoding kelch repeat-containing protein produces MSWERLPDLAVARSHPAVAVHGDRLYAIGGGGPGFASLDAVEVFDPKTERWLAVRPMPTRRSGAMAVTLDDRIAVIGGGFKKPDGKFRFLPTVEFYEPVTDRWSAGPDMLQPHDYPACALLDGRVYIATGHHPAATEGGPQTDPGFSFAQRWRPGDGTWEELPPVPTPRFAAAAVVLGGRLEVAGGVAFTPSGFMEFDRVESYEPARNAWERASWSLPWTAAAHALAVLGRRLVVCGGFSGDAGIAAGAAICDLDSRDQPGPWSNLPSLPEPRAAMGSAVISGRLVLVGGWAADRSVMASVRAWRDG; encoded by the coding sequence GTGAGCTGGGAGCGGTTGCCGGATCTGGCGGTGGCGCGGTCGCATCCCGCGGTGGCGGTCCACGGGGACCGTCTCTATGCGATCGGAGGCGGAGGGCCGGGGTTTGCGAGCCTCGACGCGGTCGAAGTCTTTGATCCCAAGACCGAACGCTGGCTGGCGGTACGGCCGATGCCGACGCGACGGTCAGGCGCCATGGCAGTGACGCTCGATGACCGGATCGCCGTGATCGGCGGGGGCTTCAAGAAGCCCGACGGCAAGTTCCGATTTCTGCCCACCGTGGAGTTCTACGAGCCGGTCACGGATCGCTGGTCGGCCGGTCCAGATATGCTGCAACCGCATGATTATCCCGCGTGTGCCCTGCTCGATGGCCGCGTGTACATCGCGACCGGCCATCACCCCGCTGCGACCGAAGGGGGACCGCAAACCGATCCGGGGTTCTCGTTTGCCCAGCGATGGCGCCCGGGCGATGGAACGTGGGAGGAACTGCCGCCTGTTCCCACCCCGCGGTTCGCGGCCGCGGCCGTGGTCCTCGGCGGCCGGTTGGAGGTGGCGGGAGGCGTGGCATTCACGCCCTCCGGTTTCATGGAGTTCGACCGTGTGGAATCTTACGAGCCCGCGCGCAACGCGTGGGAGCGAGCCTCCTGGTCGCTCCCATGGACCGCGGCGGCTCACGCACTGGCCGTGCTGGGACGGCGGTTGGTGGTGTGCGGCGGGTTCTCGGGGGATGCGGGCATCGCGGCTGGGGCGGCGATCTGCGACCTGGATTCGAGGGATCAACCGGGACCGTGGAGCAACCTTCCCTCGCTTCCGGAACCGCGCGCCGCCATGGGAAGCGCCGTCATCAGCGGCCGCCTGGTACTCGTCGGCGGCTGGGCGGCCGATCGGTCGGTGATGGCGAGTGTTCGAGCCTGGCGTGACGGCTGA
- a CDS encoding DJ-1/PfpI family protein, with translation MTAETSPPTCVAGIVLFHGVDELDFAAPYAVFAAMRRLQIQTNDPTFPETHVLAITRTPGIVHGANGLRFLPDYDLAMCPDLDVLIVPGSSEIGEPTVPEMEEGGLWEFVHERAGQVRCLGALGTGSFVLAKAGVLSGKTATTHLKYLDRLARFSGVTTRETAVVEDGVLCTARSGSWGVMLGLTVIGNLWGEAVARRVAAELGEQDPSP, from the coding sequence GTGACGGCTGAAACCTCCCCCCCGACCTGCGTAGCGGGCATTGTTCTCTTCCACGGCGTGGACGAACTGGACTTCGCGGCCCCATACGCGGTGTTCGCGGCCATGCGCCGGCTGCAAATCCAGACCAACGATCCGACGTTTCCCGAGACCCACGTGTTGGCGATTACCAGAACACCGGGGATCGTTCACGGCGCGAACGGTCTCCGGTTCTTGCCCGACTACGATCTGGCCATGTGCCCTGATCTGGACGTGCTGATCGTGCCGGGCTCCAGCGAGATCGGAGAACCCACTGTGCCCGAAATGGAAGAGGGTGGACTGTGGGAATTCGTTCATGAACGGGCTGGACAGGTTCGCTGTTTGGGAGCGCTCGGCACCGGGTCGTTTGTGTTGGCCAAAGCCGGAGTCCTCTCGGGCAAAACCGCCACCACGCATCTGAAATATCTGGATCGGCTGGCTCGGTTCAGCGGAGTCACCACGCGCGAGACGGCCGTGGTGGAGGATGGCGTGCTCTGCACCGCCAGAAGTGGTAGCTGGGGCGTCATGCTGGGGCTCACCGTGATCGGCAACCTGTGGGGCGAAGCGGTCGCCCGCCGCGTTGCCGCGGAACTCGGGGAACAAGACCCCTCGCCTTAG
- the mpl gene encoding UDP-N-acetylmuramate:L-alanyl-gamma-D-glutamyl-meso-diaminopimelate ligase, whose amino-acid sequence MPSVKHIHFIAICGTGMGSLAGMLKASGYHVTGSDQNVYPPMSTWLAEQGIVPYSGFAPEHLDGADLVIVGNAVSKTNLEVSAMLERGLPYRSFPQALAEFFIRDRHSMVVAGTHGKTTTTALLAWVLTSAGRDPGAMIGGAANNFGGNFRVGGGRVVVVEGDEYDTAFFDKGPKFLHYRPRTAILTSIEFDHADIYRDLPHVVAAFERFVALIPRDGLLVAAAGDERMSAVADRTASRVERYGFEAGSDWTAEGLRAENGGVLFDVRRAGTLFGRFHLPLIGRHNVMNALAVIAAAHGVGLTSTEIADGFKTFRGIKRRQEIVGTARDVIVMDDFAHHPTAIRETLAAVKMGYPARRLWAIFEPRSATSRRAVFQQEFAEAFDLADEVVIAKPFASDKLPPDQRLDAKRLVSDLGRRGVHAAYVPTSDDMVRTITPQLAPGDLVCVMSSGGFDGIHAKLLAALRETEFRSAPTAKSA is encoded by the coding sequence ATGCCCTCCGTGAAACACATCCATTTCATCGCGATCTGCGGAACCGGGATGGGGTCTCTGGCGGGAATGCTCAAGGCGTCGGGCTACCACGTCACGGGATCGGACCAGAACGTCTACCCGCCGATGAGCACGTGGCTGGCGGAACAGGGCATCGTCCCTTACTCCGGATTCGCGCCCGAGCATCTGGACGGTGCGGATCTCGTCATCGTCGGCAACGCGGTCTCCAAAACCAACCTCGAAGTCTCGGCGATGCTGGAGCGGGGGCTTCCGTACCGGTCGTTTCCCCAGGCGCTCGCCGAATTCTTTATTCGTGACCGGCATTCGATGGTGGTGGCCGGGACCCACGGCAAAACCACGACCACCGCGTTGCTCGCCTGGGTGTTGACCTCCGCCGGTCGCGACCCCGGGGCCATGATCGGGGGGGCTGCCAATAATTTCGGCGGCAATTTCCGAGTAGGGGGCGGACGTGTCGTGGTGGTGGAGGGGGATGAGTACGACACCGCGTTTTTCGACAAGGGCCCGAAGTTCCTTCATTACCGTCCCCGGACCGCGATCCTGACCAGCATCGAGTTCGACCACGCCGACATCTACCGTGATCTCCCGCACGTGGTTGCGGCGTTCGAACGGTTCGTGGCGCTGATTCCGCGCGACGGGTTGCTGGTCGCCGCGGCTGGCGACGAGCGCATGTCCGCCGTGGCGGACCGAACGGCGAGCCGGGTCGAGCGGTACGGGTTCGAGGCGGGGAGCGATTGGACGGCGGAGGGACTTCGCGCCGAGAACGGCGGGGTCTTGTTCGACGTGCGGCGGGCCGGGACCCTGTTTGGCCGGTTTCACCTTCCGCTGATCGGACGCCACAACGTGATGAACGCGCTGGCGGTGATCGCCGCTGCGCACGGCGTCGGCCTGACGTCAACGGAGATCGCCGACGGATTCAAAACCTTCCGCGGCATCAAACGAAGGCAAGAGATCGTGGGCACCGCGCGAGACGTGATCGTGATGGACGACTTTGCCCACCACCCCACTGCGATTCGCGAGACCCTCGCCGCGGTCAAGATGGGGTACCCCGCCCGCCGCCTATGGGCGATCTTCGAGCCGCGTTCGGCCACAAGCCGTCGAGCCGTGTTTCAGCAGGAATTCGCGGAGGCCTTCGATCTGGCTGATGAAGTCGTCATTGCCAAGCCGTTCGCCTCGGACAAGCTCCCGCCCGACCAACGGTTGGACGCCAAGCGGTTGGTGTCCGATCTGGGCCGTCGGGGCGTGCACGCGGCCTACGTGCCGACGTCCGACGACATGGTCCGCACCATTACCCCCCAACTCGCGCCCGGAGATTTGGTGTGCGTGATGTCCAGCGGGGGGTTCGACGGCATCCACGCCAAACTGCTCGCCGCCTTGCGCGAGACCGAGTTCCGGTCCGCGCCGACCGCCAAATCGGCATGA
- a CDS encoding YqhA family protein, translated as MTEERTELKSWERVFEAALWRSRFIVILAVVASLVSAVILFLWASADVARLAYKAVAYVAAAPHSIEEYDEFHSVVVGHVISAVDDYLLATVLLIFSLGLYELFISKIDVAEEDVRHSSKILLIQTLDDLKDRLAKVVLMILIVTFFKNVIHTEFHEPLGILYLGIGILFVALALYFTAKSGHGAEK; from the coding sequence ATGACGGAAGAACGAACGGAGTTGAAGTCCTGGGAACGAGTGTTCGAGGCCGCGTTGTGGCGAAGCCGATTTATCGTCATACTCGCGGTGGTGGCGAGCCTCGTATCGGCCGTGATCCTATTCCTTTGGGCCAGCGCAGATGTCGCGAGGCTTGCATACAAGGCCGTGGCCTACGTGGCCGCGGCTCCTCACTCGATCGAAGAATACGACGAGTTCCACAGCGTGGTGGTGGGACACGTGATCAGCGCGGTGGACGATTACCTGTTGGCGACCGTTCTTCTCATCTTCTCGTTGGGCCTCTATGAGCTGTTCATCAGCAAAATCGACGTGGCGGAGGAAGACGTGCGGCACAGCTCCAAGATCCTCCTGATCCAGACGCTGGACGATCTGAAGGACCGTTTGGCGAAGGTGGTCTTGATGATCTTGATCGTGACGTTTTTCAAGAACGTGATTCACACGGAGTTTCACGAGCCGCTGGGGATCCTGTATCTGGGCATCGGGATCCTGTTCGTGGCGCTCGCACTGTACTTCACCGCAAAATCCGGGCACGGAGCCGAGAAGTGA